In a genomic window of Pseudomonas oryzihabitans:
- the mpl gene encoding UDP-N-acetylmuramate:L-alanyl-gamma-D-glutamyl-meso-diaminopimelate ligase, whose protein sequence is MHIHILGICGTFMGSLAVLAKEAGHRVTGSDANVYPPMSTQLEAQGIELTQGYDPAQLDPAPDLLVIGNALSRGNPAVEYVLDKGLPYVSGPQWLAEHVLQGRWVLAVAGTHGKTTTTSMLAWVLEHAGMSPGFLIGGVPQNFGISARLGGTPFFVVEADEYDSAFFDKRSKFVHYRPRTTILNNLEYDHADIFPDLAAIERQFHHLVRTIPSSGLIIHPTAETALVRVLQMGCWTPVQTTGEGGQWQARLLAEDGSRFEVLFAGEVQGTVAWELTGQHNVANALATLAAARHVGVVPSLGVAALSSFRSVKRRMEKVAEVKGVTVYDDFAHHPTAIATTLQGLRARVGRERIIAVIEPRSNSMKLGAHRDGLPDSVTGADSVVWYAPPNLGWDLAGTAEACAVPAVVCNSLEAIIERVKAELDGPTHVVIMSNGGFGGLHGKLAAALGQA, encoded by the coding sequence ATGCACATCCACATCCTCGGTATCTGCGGCACCTTCATGGGGTCGCTCGCGGTGCTGGCCAAGGAAGCCGGCCATCGCGTGACTGGCTCCGATGCCAACGTCTATCCGCCTATGAGCACCCAGCTGGAAGCCCAGGGCATCGAGCTGACCCAGGGCTACGATCCGGCGCAACTCGACCCCGCGCCGGACCTGCTGGTGATCGGCAACGCCCTGTCGCGCGGCAATCCGGCGGTGGAATACGTGCTGGACAAGGGGCTGCCCTATGTCTCCGGCCCCCAGTGGCTGGCCGAGCATGTGCTGCAGGGCCGTTGGGTGCTGGCAGTGGCCGGGACCCATGGCAAGACCACCACCACCAGCATGCTGGCCTGGGTGCTGGAGCACGCCGGCATGAGTCCGGGCTTTCTCATCGGTGGGGTGCCGCAGAATTTCGGCATTTCCGCGCGCCTGGGTGGTACGCCCTTCTTCGTGGTGGAAGCCGACGAATACGACAGCGCCTTCTTCGACAAGAGATCCAAGTTCGTCCACTACCGGCCGCGCACCACCATCCTCAACAACCTGGAATACGATCACGCGGACATCTTCCCGGATTTGGCAGCCATCGAGCGGCAATTCCATCACCTGGTGCGGACCATCCCTAGCAGCGGTCTGATCATCCATCCCACTGCCGAGACCGCTCTCGTGCGGGTGCTGCAGATGGGCTGCTGGACCCCGGTGCAGACCACTGGTGAAGGCGGCCAATGGCAGGCGCGCCTGCTGGCCGAGGACGGCTCGCGCTTCGAGGTGCTGTTCGCTGGTGAAGTCCAGGGCACCGTGGCCTGGGAGCTGACCGGCCAGCACAACGTGGCCAATGCCCTGGCCACCCTGGCCGCGGCCCGTCACGTGGGCGTGGTGCCGAGCCTGGGCGTCGCCGCCCTGAGCTCATTCCGCAGCGTGAAGCGGCGCATGGAGAAGGTCGCCGAGGTGAAGGGCGTGACCGTCTACGACGATTTCGCCCACCACCCGACCGCCATTGCCACCACCCTGCAGGGGCTGCGCGCCCGGGTCGGCCGCGAGCGCATCATCGCCGTGATCGAACCGCGCTCGAATTCCATGAAGCTGGGCGCCCATCGTGACGGTCTGCCGGACAGCGTTACCGGTGCCGACAGCGTGGTCTGGTACGCCCCGCCGAATCTGGGCTGGGACCTGGCCGGGACCGCTGAGGCCTGCGCCGTGCCCGCCGTGGTCTGTAACTCCCTGGAGGCCATCATCGAACGCGTCAAGGCCGAGCTGGACGGACCCACCCATGTGGTGATCATGAGTAACGGCGGGTTCGGCGGCCTGCATGGCAAGCTGGCCGCTGCCCTGGGGCAGGCATGA
- a CDS encoding COG4315 family predicted lipoprotein yields the protein MLKRLLITAATLSFAGLAFAAAPVKVADTALGKVLVDSQGMTLYTFTKDSAGKSACNGGCAQNWPPLKAEAGAKAGDGYSLVTRDDGSQQWAYQGKPLYTWVKDSKPGNTTGEGVNQVWHVAKP from the coding sequence ATGCTCAAACGCCTGCTGATCACTGCAGCAACCCTTTCTTTCGCCGGACTCGCCTTCGCTGCGGCGCCAGTCAAGGTCGCCGACACCGCCCTGGGCAAGGTGCTCGTCGACAGCCAAGGCATGACGCTCTATACCTTTACCAAGGACAGCGCGGGCAAGTCCGCCTGCAATGGCGGCTGCGCCCAGAATTGGCCGCCGCTCAAGGCCGAAGCCGGTGCCAAGGCCGGCGATGGCTACAGCCTGGTGACCCGCGACGACGGTAGCCAGCAGTGGGCCTATCAGGGCAAGCCGCTCTACACCTGGGTCAAGGACAGCAAGCCGGGCAATACCACCGGCGAGGGCGTCAATCAGGTGTGGCACGTAGCCAAGCCCTGA